In Styela clava chromosome 14, kaStyClav1.hap1.2, whole genome shotgun sequence, the following are encoded in one genomic region:
- the LOC120340448 gene encoding uncharacterized protein LOC120340448, translating into MDFVKIILFISLIYGLYAKQKLPAGACVSKIVNGKLVQVGDCEKNDGSDIVRLIKKSRDEKIKAENKCDVTYKKKCYRAVAYDVTNVNFNDAKAICKSMNGKPANIYDLKHYQLMLPYLRSLIPGGWGLIDIWTGMEYKNNQLLLSNGRPITIATEVWYPKSPGSEASWTNVGVYVDKDPENAYQGMINKYPSSSFHGVICEI; encoded by the exons ATGGACTtcgtcaaaattattttgttcatcTCTCTCATCTATGGATTGTATGCGAAGCAAAAACTACCCG CTGGAGCCTGCGTTTCCAAGATCGTGAATGGGAAACTCGTTCAAGTTGGAGATTGCGAG aaaaaCGATGGATCCG ATATCGTCAGACTGATTAAGAAGAGTCGTGATGAAAAGATAAAGGCtgaaa ATAAGTGTGACGTCACATACAAGAAAAAATGCTACCGAGCAGTTGCGTATGATGTAACCAACGTTAACTTCAACGATGCCAAAGCAATCTGCAAATCAATGAACGGAAAACCCGCGAATATTTACGACCTCAAGCATTACCAGCTGATGCTCCCTTATCTACGTTCACTGATTCCTGGTGGTTGGGGATTGATTGACATCTGGACTGGAATGGAGTATAAG AACAATCAGCTTTTGTTGTCCAATGGAAGACCAATCACTATAGCAACAGAAGTGTGGTATCCTAAATCTCCGGGATCCGAAGCATCGTGGACAAATGTTGGTGTTTATGTCGATAAAGATCCAGAGAATGCATATCAGGGAATGATCAATAAATACCCATCCTCCTCATTCCACGGTGTcatctgtgaaatataa
- the LOC120341663 gene encoding malignant T-cell-amplified sequence 1-like, which produces MFRKFEEKENVSSTSQLKSSVQRQIRADIIRQMPLLEEYMQDIWPKKENAKIMKCHEHIEILTVQDKCLFFKQRDGPWFPVLRLLHKYPFILPHQQVDRGAIKFVLSGANIMCPGLTSPGAKLSPGIEAESVVAVMAEGKEHPLAIGLMKMSTEDIIKINKNIGVENIHYLNDGLWHLKSGA; this is translated from the exons ATGTTTCGAAA GTTTGAAGAGAAAGAGAATGTGTCGTCCACAAGTCAACTGAAAAGTTCAGTTCAACGACAGATTCGAGCTGATATCATCAGACAGATGCCGTTACTAGAGGAATATATGCAG GACATCTGGCCGAAGAaagaaaatgcaaaaataatgaaatgccACGAACATATTGAGATATTGACAGTTCAAGATAAATGTCTGTTCTTCAAGCAAAGAGATGGACCATGGTTTCCAGTACTGAGATTATTACATAAAT ATCCATTTATTCTGCCACATCAGCAAGTAGACAGAGGAGCCATAAAGTTTGTTCTCAGTGGAGCCAATATAATGTGTCCTGGTCTCACATCTCCTGGTGCAAAACTATCTCCAGGAATTGAAGCAGAATCTGTGGTT GCAGTAATGGCAGAAGGAAAGGAGCATCCTCTTGCTATCGGTTTAATGAAGATGTCGACAGAGGATAT AATCAAGATCAACAAGAATATAGGGGTCGAGAATATTCATTACTTGAACGACGGACTTTGGCATTTGAAGAGTGGAGCGTGA